The following coding sequences are from one Xiphias gladius isolate SHS-SW01 ecotype Sanya breed wild chromosome 14, ASM1685928v1, whole genome shotgun sequence window:
- the LOC120799258 gene encoding mitochondrial import inner membrane translocase subunit TIM44-like, which produces MAASVCRCYELVGRRTLALCSRPLVSSVWRGDAYRLHRSPVAAVQVRYASGRKGFLGEFVDNLRQEFSKNQEMKDNIKKFREEAKRLEESDALQQARKKYRSIEAETVKTSEVFKKTLGSLSETVKDGLEEVSRTDIGKKIKEGVEEAARTAMHSAESVSKGGEKLGRTSAFRAISQGVETMKKEIDVGDAGPYRAPSQLRKRSDFSSKGADSDSRVFEANEEAMGVVLHKDSKWYQQWRDFKDNNVVFNRFFEMKMKYDESDNALIRASRAVTDRVTDFLGGLFSKTEMSEVLTEILKADPSFDKDSFLKQCEKDIIPNILEAMIRGELDVLKDWCYEATYSQLAHPIQQARALGLLFQSKILDIDNIDLAMGKMMDQGPVLIITFQAQVVMVIRSPKGDVVEGDPEKVMRMMYVWALCRDQEELNPDAAWRLLDISASSTEQIL; this is translated from the exons ATGGCAGCCTCGGTGTGTCGGTGCTACGAG CTGGTTGGCAGACGAACCTTGGCCCTCTGCTCCCGGCCTCTGGTCTCCTCGGTGTGGAGAGGAGATGCATACAGGTTACACAGGAGCCCAGTTGCAGCTGTGCAG GTTCGATATGCTTCAGGACGTAAAGGTTTTCTGGGGGAGTTTGTGGATAATCTTCGTCAGGAGTTCAGTAAGAATCAGGAGATGAAGGACAACATAAAGAAGTTCAGAGAAGAGGCCAAGAGGCTTGAGGAGTCTGATGCTCTCCAACAGGCTCGCAAGAAATAT AGATCTATAGAAGCTGAGACAGTGAAGACTTCAGAGGTGTTTAAGAAGACCTTGGGTTCCTTGTCAGAGACCGTCAAAGAT GGTCTAGAGGAGGTGAGTCGCACTGACATCGGGAAGAAGATCAAGGAAGGTGTGGAGGAGGCAGCCAGGACAGCCATGCACTCTGCTGAGTCTGTCTccaaaggaggagaaaaactgGGCAGGACCAGCGCATTCAGGGCCATCTCACAg GGTGTGGAAACCATGAAGAAGGAGATAGATGTCGGTGATGCCGGCCCATACAGGGCTCCCTCTCAGCTGAGGAAGAGAAGTGATTTCTCTTCAAAAGGAGCAGACAGCGACTCCAGAGTGTTCGAGGCCAATGA AGAGGCCATGGGTGTGGTTCTCCACAAGGATTCAAAGTGGTACCAGCAGTGGAGGGACTTCAAGGACAATAACGTAGTTTTTAACA GATTCTTTGAGATGAAGATGAAATATGATGAAAGTGACAATGCCCTCATCAGAGCATCCAGAGCTGTAACCGACAGAGTCACTGATTTCTTAG gtgGTCTTTTCTCTAAGACAGAAATGTCGGAGGTGCTGACAGAGATCCTGAAGGCAGACCCCAGCTTTGACAAAGACTCTTTCCTCAAACAGTGTGAGAAAGACATCATCCCTAACATACTGGAG GCTATGATCCGTGGGGAGCTGGATGTATTAAAAGACTGGTGCTATGAAGCT ACATACAGTCAGCTAGCCCACCCCATCCAGCAGGCCAGAGCGCTCGGGCTGCTCTTCCAGTCCAAAATCCTTGACATTGATAACATAGAT CTAGCGATGGGTAAGATGATGGACCAGGGCCCAGTGTTGATCATCACCTTCCAGGCTCAGGTCGTCATGGTGATCCGCAGCCCCAAAGGAGACGTTGTGGAGGGGGATCCG GAGAAGGTGATGAGGATGATGTATGTTTGGGCGCTGTGTCGTGACCAGGAGGAGCTGAACCCAGATGCAGCCTGGAGACTCCTGGATATCTCTGCCTCCAGCACCGAGCAAATCCTCTAG
- the LOC120798773 gene encoding E3 ubiquitin-protein ligase MARCHF2-like yields MSSSGCCHLPGSLCDYSGSAESDASKDSEESDSTMQAQYIAKVTAKDGRPLSTVVKAVSLQSDVGMCRICHEGAGGETLLSPCDCTGTLGKVHKSCLEKWLSSSNTSYCELCHTEFTIERRPQPLTQWLKDPGPRSEKRTLLCDMACFLLITPLAAISGWLCLRGAQDHLQLKSRLEAVGLIALTIALFTIYILWTLVSFRYHCQLYSEWRRTNQKVRLLMPDMKGAHTTQRSVPTKSTKKMTDETIV; encoded by the exons ATGTCTTCGTCAGGGTGTTGCCACCTACCCGGCTCCCTTTGTGATTACTCCGGGAGCGCTGAATCTGATGCCTCCAAGGATTCAGAGGAGTCTGATTCTACCATGCAGGCCCAGTACATTGCCAAGGTTACCGCTAAAGATGGCCGCCCACTCTCCACTGTCGTCAAAGCAGTGAGCTTGCAGAG tgATGTGGGTATGTGTCGGATTTGTCAtgagggagctggaggagagacaCTGCTCTCACCCTGTGACTGCACTGGCACACTGGGCAAAGTGCACAAGAGCTGCTTGGAGAAGTGGCTATCCTCCTCCAACACCAGCTACTGTGAGCTTTGTCACACAGAGTTCACTATTGAACGGCGACCACAACCACTCACACAG TGGCTGAAGGACCCCGGCCCTCGCAGTGAGAAGCGCACGCTGCTGTGCGACATGGCCTGCTTCCTTCTCATAACGCCCCTGGCAGCCATCTCCGGCTGGCTCTGTCTGAGGGGAGCCCAGGACCACCTTCAACTGAAGAGCAGACTCGAGGCTGTTGGCCTCATTGCCCTCACCATCGCCCTCTTCACTATCTACATCCTCTGGACACTG GTGTCATTTCGGTATCACTGTCAGCTGTACTCAGAGTGGAGGAGGACCAATCAGAAAGTGCGTCTGCTTATGCCTGACATGAAAGGGGCGCACACCACCCAACGTTCAGTGCCGACCAAGTCGACCAAGAAAATGACTGATGAGACCATCGTATGA
- the LOC120798774 gene encoding ras-related protein Rab-11B-like, with protein MGNRDDEYDFLFKVVLIGDSGVGKSNLLSRFTRNEFNLESKSTIGVEFATRSIQVDGKTIKAQIWDTAGQERYRAITSAYYRGAVGALLVYDIAKHLTYENVERWLKELRDHADNNIVIMLVGNKSDLRHLRAVPTDEARAFAEKNNLSFIETSALDSTNVEEAFKNILTEIYRIVSQKQIAERSAHDESPGNNVVDISVPPTTDGQRGTKLQCCQNL; from the exons ATGGGGAACCGAGACGATGAATACGATTTCTtgttcaaag TCGTGTTAATTGGGGACTCGGGCGTAGGGAAGAGCAACCTGCTCTCTCGATTCACACGAAATGAGTTCAACCTCGAGAGCAAGAGCACCATCGGGGTGGAGTTCGCCACACGCAGCATTCAGGTGGACGGCAAGACGATAAAGGCTCAGATCTGGGATACAGCGGGACAGGAGCGCTACAGAGCCATCACCTCTGC GTACTACAGAGGAGCGGTGGGGGCACTCTTAGTGTATGACATAGCCAAACACCTGACCTACGAGAATGTGGAGCGCTGGCTGAAGGAGCTGAGGGACCACGCCGACAACAACATCGTCATCATGCTGGTCGGCAACAAGAGTGACCTGCGCCACCTCAGGGCTGTGCCCACGGATGAGGCCCGGGCCTTCGCAG AAAAGAACAATCTGTCATTCATAGAAACTTCAGCCTTGGACTCAACGAACGTTGAAGAAGCCTTCAAAAATATTCTTACAG aaatctatCGCATCGTCTCGCAGAAACAGATCGCTGAGCGGTCTGCCCATGACGAGTCCCCAGGAAACAATGTGGTGGACATCAGCGTGCCACCAACCACGGACGGCCAGAGGGGGACCAAACTGCAGTGCTGTCAGAACCTGTAA